The following are encoded in a window of Neomicrococcus lactis genomic DNA:
- a CDS encoding polyprenyl synthetase family protein yields the protein MAEVSAKREHHSRLTSEIDEVLRDMLHRGRNRLTTYGSQMTHVWDLTVSCLGGGKMLRPRLLMDVFDALADDKRETFNQLAEERRRAAISIAAGVELLHFSFLVHDDLIDDDLSRRGKPNLMGSLLNEISGAPQTTSDDREQQLHFVRSVGLLVGDQMLSAAHQVFARADLPQDSRLRLLDLLDHTVTESCVGEMKDVGLSDGILASGLAEALETTRLKTATYTFEFPLRAAAILADAPPYVERSLSRVGRDLGVAFQLQDDLLSAFGDHTVHGKDAYSDFREGKQTPLIAFARDTPQWPDIGTRFGAADFNFQDGTRTSALLRECGAEEFVRGMIGELFGHVTTIVSTHIVKTHPHLARCVMDLAGSLEGRAS from the coding sequence GTGGCTGAGGTTTCAGCGAAACGCGAGCATCACTCTCGCCTCACGAGTGAAATTGATGAGGTATTGCGGGACATGCTGCATCGTGGTCGGAACCGCTTGACCACGTATGGTTCTCAGATGACTCATGTGTGGGACCTGACCGTTTCATGTCTTGGAGGCGGAAAGATGCTTCGGCCACGACTTCTGATGGACGTCTTTGACGCACTCGCTGATGACAAACGCGAAACTTTCAACCAACTCGCCGAGGAGCGACGACGAGCCGCGATAAGCATCGCTGCGGGCGTCGAGCTTTTGCATTTTTCCTTTCTCGTTCACGATGACCTCATTGACGACGACCTGTCCCGCCGCGGAAAGCCAAACCTCATGGGCAGCCTGCTGAATGAGATCAGCGGCGCTCCACAAACAACTAGCGATGATCGTGAGCAACAACTTCACTTCGTGCGGAGTGTAGGTCTGTTGGTGGGCGATCAGATGCTTTCAGCCGCGCATCAAGTGTTTGCACGTGCCGATCTGCCGCAGGACTCCAGACTGCGCCTACTGGATCTCTTAGATCACACTGTTACCGAGTCCTGCGTGGGGGAAATGAAAGACGTAGGGCTGAGCGATGGCATTCTGGCTAGCGGTCTAGCGGAAGCACTCGAAACAACCCGGCTCAAGACGGCTACCTACACATTTGAGTTTCCTTTGCGTGCCGCGGCCATCCTCGCCGATGCTCCGCCGTACGTTGAGAGGTCGTTGTCCAGGGTTGGCCGCGATTTGGGAGTTGCCTTCCAGCTCCAAGACGATCTCCTGTCCGCATTTGGGGATCATACGGTCCATGGAAAAGACGCGTACTCCGATTTCCGGGAAGGTAAGCAGACCCCGCTCATTGCGTTCGCTCGTGACACGCCACAGTGGCCGGATATCGGAACTCGTTTCGGTGCAGCCGATTTCAACTTCCAAGACGGAACACGAACGAGCGCTCTACTTCGGGAGTGCGGGGCTGAAGAGTTCGTGAGAGGCATGATTGGTGAGTTGTTTGGTCATGTCACCACTATCGTCAGTACACATATAGTGAAGACACACCCCCATCTGGCTCGCTGTGTGATGGACCTTGCCGGGTCATTGGAAGGCAGAGCATCATGA
- a CDS encoding SDR family oxidoreductase, translating to MMWSKQRPQHPLNGVVDPSQDISEGRRLARPRGNEPQLRAQPRASGEAPLALVLGATGYVGGRLVPRLLTGGYRVRVVARSVERIKALPWSDNVDIIHGDAQDRETMRRATQGVDVIYFLIHSMSSNTGFSSIDHSIAENVASNAHDAGVRRIVYLGGLHPENVKLSPHLASRTEVGEILLGSGVPTVVLQAGVIIGSGSASFEMIRHLTEVLPYMPAPKWVKNRIQPIAVRDVLFYLLAAARLDPSINRAFDIGGPDVFRYSEMMNGYAAEAGLPPRVIAALPVLTPRLASHWVGLVTPVPRKIARPLVESLQHECVVKNRDIDSAVPLPEDGLTTYRDAVRLALGRIAVDDVETSWVDARIANAPSDPLPSDPDWAGRKVFVAQNEKASTASTADVWEVITQIGGKTGWYSASFLWGVRGFIDRVAGGVGLRRGRRSMKALSAGDALDVWRVEHLEPGKLLRLRAEMLLPGDAWLELGVEPHADGSRYWQRAIFFPRGLTGRLYWASMLPFHALIFERMARRITILAEEKSTNS from the coding sequence ATGATGTGGTCAAAACAGCGTCCTCAGCATCCACTTAATGGTGTTGTTGACCCTTCCCAAGACATTAGTGAGGGTCGGCGTCTCGCCCGCCCTCGCGGAAACGAACCGCAGCTGAGAGCGCAACCACGAGCCTCTGGCGAGGCTCCGCTGGCCCTTGTTCTAGGAGCCACCGGTTACGTGGGCGGCCGCCTAGTTCCTCGCTTGCTCACCGGTGGATACAGGGTCCGAGTTGTGGCACGGTCCGTTGAACGGATCAAAGCGCTCCCTTGGAGCGACAACGTGGATATAATTCACGGAGACGCTCAAGACCGCGAGACCATGAGACGTGCCACCCAGGGCGTGGATGTGATCTATTTCTTGATCCATTCCATGAGCAGCAACACCGGTTTCAGTAGCATTGATCACTCCATTGCTGAGAATGTAGCGTCTAACGCCCACGATGCGGGCGTTAGACGCATCGTGTATCTCGGCGGCCTTCACCCTGAAAACGTCAAACTTTCCCCCCATCTCGCTTCCCGCACTGAGGTCGGCGAAATATTGCTGGGTTCAGGGGTCCCAACTGTTGTCCTTCAGGCCGGTGTGATTATCGGATCCGGTTCCGCTTCCTTCGAGATGATTCGCCACCTGACCGAGGTCCTGCCTTACATGCCAGCCCCAAAGTGGGTCAAGAACCGCATTCAACCCATCGCGGTGCGCGACGTGCTGTTCTATCTCTTGGCGGCGGCTCGCCTAGATCCGTCTATCAACCGAGCCTTCGACATCGGTGGTCCTGACGTGTTTCGCTACAGCGAGATGATGAATGGGTACGCCGCTGAGGCTGGGCTTCCCCCGCGCGTTATAGCAGCACTTCCCGTCCTCACACCCCGGCTCGCCTCCCACTGGGTGGGACTCGTTACACCGGTACCCCGAAAGATCGCCCGACCCCTCGTTGAGTCGCTGCAGCACGAGTGCGTGGTCAAAAATAGGGATATCGACTCCGCCGTCCCACTGCCCGAAGACGGGCTCACCACTTACCGGGATGCCGTAAGACTCGCACTCGGTCGCATTGCCGTGGATGACGTGGAGACCAGCTGGGTGGATGCGCGTATCGCTAACGCACCTAGCGATCCTCTTCCCAGCGACCCTGACTGGGCTGGCCGGAAAGTTTTCGTGGCGCAAAATGAAAAGGCGTCAACCGCTAGCACGGCGGATGTTTGGGAAGTTATCACTCAAATTGGTGGCAAGACCGGGTGGTATTCGGCTTCTTTCTTGTGGGGCGTGCGCGGTTTCATCGATCGAGTAGCCGGCGGCGTTGGCCTGCGGCGCGGACGCAGATCCATGAAAGCGCTCAGCGCAGGAGATGCGCTTGATGTGTGGCGAGTGGAACATCTGGAGCCAGGCAAGCTCTTGCGTTTACGCGCCGAAATGCTCCTTCCAGGGGACGCGTGGTTAGAGCTCGGTGTAGAACCGCATGCTGACGGTTCTCGATACTGGCAACGTGCAATCTTCTTCCCGCGAGGACTCACAGGAAGACTATATTGGGCGTCTATGTTGCCTTTTCACGCCCTAATTTTCGAGCGTATGGCCCGTCGAATTACCATTCTGGCTGAGGAAAAATCCACAAATTCCTGA
- the idi gene encoding isopentenyl-diphosphate Delta-isomerase — protein sequence MDGTEDVVLVDRRGKPIGTAVKSKVHSTDTPLHLAFSCYLFNEKGEVLVTRRALSKITWAGVWTNSFCGHPAPGEEMEDAIRRRAKYELGVSVESIALQLSDFTYRAVDASGIVENEICPVFSATICGDLKPHPDEVIEWAWTAVDDLARSVEAAPFAFSPWMKMQLDLLGSRDRG from the coding sequence GTGGACGGAACGGAAGACGTGGTCTTAGTAGACCGCAGGGGAAAGCCCATAGGAACTGCGGTGAAGTCCAAAGTTCATTCGACTGACACCCCATTGCATTTGGCATTCTCTTGCTACCTCTTCAACGAGAAGGGCGAGGTCCTAGTCACTCGCCGAGCTCTCTCAAAAATTACGTGGGCTGGAGTCTGGACGAATAGCTTTTGTGGCCATCCCGCTCCTGGCGAAGAGATGGAGGATGCTATTCGCCGAAGGGCGAAGTACGAACTGGGCGTCTCGGTGGAGTCGATCGCCCTCCAACTTTCAGACTTTACTTATAGGGCCGTGGACGCCTCTGGAATTGTGGAGAACGAAATTTGCCCTGTTTTCAGCGCAACAATCTGCGGCGACCTGAAACCTCACCCAGACGAGGTCATAGAGTGGGCATGGACTGCCGTCGATGATCTAGCACGTTCAGTAGAGGCCGCACCATTTGCCTTTAGCCCATGGATGAAGATGCAGCTCGACCTTCTAGGAAGCCGAGATCGTGGCTGA
- the fdhD gene encoding formate dehydrogenase accessory sulfurtransferase FdhD — MGRLTSRKRITRLGFGPDGQVISRSKEETMAVEEPLEIRLGHKSFSVTMRTPGDDFDLVAGFLVSEGVIRQADQLTSMRFCAGEDENGQQTFNVVEAGLGAGAVPPDLTMERHVYTSSSCGICGTASIEAVEKSGGYDLSQDSMTVDLATLLKLPDTLRKSQDLFTKTGGVHAAGLFTATGELLCLREDVGRHNAVDKVVGWALREGKLPLSGTILQVSGRASFELVQKAWMAGIPVLSAVSAPSSLAVDLAERAQITLAGFSRTSTVNVYTGAHRIVVPTPIDALT; from the coding sequence ATGGGCAGATTAACGTCCCGTAAGAGGATCACACGCCTAGGTTTTGGTCCGGACGGACAAGTGATTTCGCGGTCCAAAGAAGAGACCATGGCCGTGGAAGAGCCCTTGGAAATTCGGTTGGGGCACAAGTCTTTTAGCGTCACCATGCGTACTCCCGGCGATGATTTCGATTTGGTGGCTGGCTTCTTGGTCTCTGAAGGCGTGATTCGCCAGGCCGACCAGCTGACGAGCATGCGGTTCTGCGCTGGCGAAGACGAGAACGGCCAACAAACGTTCAACGTGGTGGAAGCCGGACTCGGTGCTGGAGCTGTTCCTCCGGACCTCACCATGGAGCGCCACGTCTACACGAGTTCGAGCTGCGGTATTTGCGGCACCGCGTCCATCGAGGCCGTGGAAAAGTCCGGTGGCTATGACTTGAGCCAGGACTCCATGACCGTGGACCTCGCGACGTTGCTCAAGCTCCCGGATACGTTGAGGAAGTCTCAAGACTTGTTCACGAAGACCGGTGGTGTCCACGCAGCCGGACTGTTCACGGCGACGGGTGAGCTGTTGTGCTTGCGCGAAGATGTGGGGCGTCATAATGCGGTGGACAAAGTGGTGGGTTGGGCTCTTCGAGAAGGCAAGCTGCCGTTGTCCGGAACCATCCTTCAAGTCTCCGGACGAGCCTCTTTTGAACTGGTTCAGAAGGCGTGGATGGCAGGAATTCCTGTGTTGTCCGCCGTCAGCGCCCCTTCGTCACTTGCCGTGGATTTGGCGGAACGTGCGCAAATAACACTTGCGGGCTTCAGCAGAACGAGTACGGTGAATGTGTACACGGGTGCCCATCGCATTGTCGTGCCCACACCGATCGATGCGCTCACATAA
- a CDS encoding FdhF/YdeP family oxidoreductase: MSLSKPAPIEDINEDQLKVGSPKTSAAGVKAVTVALDRGLSAAGVTRTVRSLLRINQHNGFDCPGCAWPESITERRSPAEFCENGAKAVAEENTTREVTPEWWAQHPIATLEDKTEYWLGSQGRITHPMIIREGDTHYTPISWAEAFSTIGDHINKSTPDRCVFYTSGRTANETAFMYQLFARSVGTNNLPDCSNMCHESSGSAMRPTVGIGKGTVSLEDFEHSELIFVVGQNPGTNHPRMLSALADARKNGAKVVAVNPLPEAGLLGFKDPQTIGGVVGEGSTIADHFLQIKVGGDLALFQAFGYLLLQEEARNPGSIVDQEFIDAQTVGFDGYREARATIDWNATEEATGLSRLEISTVANLLAKSKATIICWALGLTQQPHSVPTLREIINLLLMQGNFGKPGAGACPVRGHSNVQGDRTMGIWEKPTEAMLEAFDKEFNITSPREFGVDSTEALERFENDEVDVFVSMGGNFALANSDTEALEAGMRRAGLTVHISTKPNRSHVVHGRTSIILPTLGRTDRDDKHPNGPQFLTVEDSMSVIKSTQGRLKPVSEHLLAEPVIVARMAIATLGEDHPVDWKAMAEDYDVIRDHIANTIPGFEDFNLRVRGKNGFVLPNPPRDSRTFATDIGKARFSVSPFEYLAAPEGHLILQTMRSHDQYNTTFYGLDDRYRGISNGRRVILVHPEDLEAMGFKDRDLVDVISTFKGTERRANKFRLVAYPTAKGCAAAYYPEANALVHRELVARESNTPGFKAMMVRFVPHEQSADKRYDETRSGAHSA; the protein is encoded by the coding sequence ATGTCGCTGAGCAAGCCTGCTCCGATAGAGGATATTAACGAAGACCAGCTCAAAGTTGGATCTCCGAAAACCAGTGCCGCCGGTGTCAAAGCCGTCACCGTGGCGTTGGATCGTGGACTGAGCGCCGCGGGAGTGACCCGAACGGTGCGCTCTTTGTTGCGCATCAACCAGCACAATGGGTTTGACTGCCCGGGATGTGCATGGCCTGAATCCATTACGGAACGGCGATCGCCGGCGGAGTTCTGTGAAAATGGCGCCAAAGCTGTCGCCGAAGAGAACACCACTCGCGAAGTCACCCCGGAATGGTGGGCTCAGCATCCCATCGCCACATTAGAAGACAAGACGGAATACTGGCTGGGTAGTCAGGGTCGCATCACGCACCCCATGATCATTCGTGAGGGCGATACGCACTACACGCCGATCTCATGGGCCGAGGCGTTCTCCACTATCGGTGATCACATCAACAAGTCCACACCGGACCGTTGCGTGTTCTATACCTCGGGGCGTACGGCCAACGAGACTGCGTTTATGTACCAGCTCTTCGCGCGCTCCGTGGGAACCAACAACCTGCCTGACTGCTCCAACATGTGCCACGAGTCTTCGGGCTCGGCCATGCGCCCGACTGTGGGCATTGGCAAGGGCACCGTCTCGCTCGAAGACTTTGAGCACTCCGAACTCATCTTTGTAGTGGGACAGAACCCCGGAACCAACCACCCGCGCATGCTTTCAGCTCTGGCAGATGCTCGCAAGAACGGTGCCAAGGTCGTCGCTGTGAACCCGCTTCCTGAAGCCGGCTTGTTGGGCTTCAAGGACCCGCAGACCATCGGTGGCGTGGTGGGTGAAGGATCTACCATCGCCGATCACTTCTTGCAGATCAAAGTTGGCGGTGACTTGGCGCTCTTCCAAGCTTTCGGTTACTTGTTGTTGCAGGAAGAAGCACGCAATCCTGGTTCCATCGTTGACCAGGAATTCATTGACGCTCAGACCGTGGGCTTCGATGGGTACCGCGAAGCTCGGGCCACCATCGATTGGAATGCGACGGAAGAAGCGACCGGACTTTCTCGCTTAGAAATCTCCACGGTTGCGAACTTGTTGGCCAAGTCCAAAGCCACCATCATCTGCTGGGCGCTAGGACTAACACAGCAGCCTCACTCAGTGCCAACCCTGCGGGAGATCATCAATTTGTTGCTCATGCAGGGCAACTTCGGTAAGCCCGGCGCTGGCGCTTGCCCAGTGCGAGGTCACTCCAATGTGCAGGGCGACCGCACCATGGGTATTTGGGAAAAGCCCACCGAAGCGATGCTTGAGGCGTTCGATAAGGAATTCAACATCACCTCGCCGCGCGAGTTCGGTGTGGATTCCACCGAGGCACTCGAGCGCTTTGAGAATGACGAAGTGGATGTCTTTGTTTCCATGGGCGGCAATTTCGCGTTGGCTAATTCCGACACCGAGGCGCTCGAAGCCGGCATGCGTCGCGCGGGATTGACGGTCCACATCTCCACGAAGCCCAACCGCTCGCACGTGGTCCACGGCCGCACGTCTATCATTTTGCCGACGCTGGGCCGCACGGACCGCGATGACAAGCACCCTAACGGTCCACAGTTCTTGACTGTCGAAGACTCGATGTCTGTCATCAAATCCACCCAGGGACGCCTCAAGCCGGTCTCTGAACATTTGTTGGCAGAACCGGTGATTGTGGCTCGCATGGCCATCGCGACCCTCGGCGAGGACCACCCGGTGGACTGGAAGGCTATGGCCGAGGACTATGACGTGATCCGGGATCACATCGCCAACACCATCCCAGGGTTCGAAGACTTCAACCTACGCGTTCGTGGCAAGAACGGCTTCGTGCTGCCCAACCCGCCGCGCGATTCCCGCACGTTTGCCACGGACATCGGCAAGGCACGCTTCTCGGTGAGCCCGTTTGAGTACTTGGCGGCGCCTGAAGGTCACTTGATCCTGCAGACCATGCGCAGCCACGATCAGTACAACACCACGTTCTACGGCCTCGATGACCGTTACCGCGGTATCTCGAACGGCCGCCGAGTGATCCTGGTACACCCAGAAGATCTTGAAGCCATGGGCTTCAAGGATCGGGACCTGGTGGACGTCATTTCAACGTTCAAGGGCACCGAGCGCCGCGCGAACAAGTTCCGCTTGGTCGCGTACCCGACGGCTAAAGGTTGCGCCGCCGCGTACTACCCAGAGGCCAACGCTTTGGTGCACCGCGAACTTGTGGCACGCGAATCGAACACGCCAGGTTTCAAGGCCATGATGGTGCGCTTCGTTCCGCATGAGCAGAGTGCAGACAAGCGCTATGATGAAACGCGCTCTGGCGCGCACAGCGCCTAA
- a CDS encoding ABC transporter transmembrane domain-containing protein, whose amino-acid sequence MSMEGAAHGSLWRLSMATEKSSYRPGTPKRVLEFAGRYKGKLTAFVIVSVIGAALAVATPVLAGRVIDAIVAGEPSSVVVILAVIIAVIALADAAIGLVNRWLSANLGEGVIYDLRTQVFDHVQKMPIAFFNRTRTGALVSRLNNDVIGAQSAFAGTLSGVVSNIVALVLTLIVMVSTSWQVTLLAVFLLPIFLIPARRMGRSLARLRREAAEYNATMGAQMTERFSAPGATLVKLFGRPAHESHEFATRAAAVRDIGIKTAMRQFVFVTALTLVAALALALVYGLGGVYALRGELAAGDVVTLAMLLTRLYAPLTGLANARVEIMSALVSFDRVFEILDLKPMIVEKPTATALPDGPLSLSVKNARFAYPSADQVSLASLEDVAVLDSRASATVLKGVSFTVPAGSTTALVGSSGAGKSTIAQLVSRLYDVDEGGIELGGMNIRDATFASLRSSIGMVTQDGHMFHDTIRNNLLLAAPSATEEEVWDALRRARLEPLVRAMPDGLETVVGERGYRLSGGERQRMTIARLLLQAPRLVILDEATAALDSTNEAAVQAALAEALEGRTAVIIAHRLSTIRNADEILVIEDGEIVEQGNHFELLSHKGRYSELYETQFSQS is encoded by the coding sequence GTGAGTATGGAAGGTGCCGCCCACGGTTCGCTCTGGCGATTATCCATGGCCACGGAGAAGTCTTCGTATAGACCAGGGACGCCCAAGCGTGTCCTCGAGTTCGCAGGCCGCTATAAAGGCAAGCTCACCGCCTTCGTGATCGTCTCCGTCATCGGTGCCGCGCTCGCAGTCGCTACGCCTGTGCTTGCTGGCCGCGTGATCGATGCAATTGTGGCAGGGGAGCCGAGCAGCGTCGTCGTCATCCTTGCCGTCATTATTGCCGTGATAGCGCTCGCTGATGCCGCGATTGGGCTCGTGAACCGCTGGCTTTCCGCGAATCTCGGCGAAGGCGTGATTTATGATCTGCGCACGCAAGTGTTTGATCACGTCCAGAAAATGCCGATTGCTTTCTTCAACCGCACGCGCACCGGCGCTCTGGTTTCGCGGCTGAACAATGACGTGATCGGCGCGCAATCCGCGTTCGCGGGCACGCTGTCAGGCGTCGTGAGCAATATTGTGGCGCTCGTTCTGACGCTGATCGTGATGGTCTCCACCTCATGGCAAGTCACGCTGTTGGCTGTCTTTCTCTTGCCAATTTTCTTGATTCCGGCCCGTCGCATGGGGCGTTCGCTGGCCCGACTTCGCCGTGAAGCCGCTGAATACAACGCGACGATGGGCGCCCAGATGACCGAGCGCTTCTCGGCGCCCGGCGCCACGCTCGTCAAGCTTTTTGGCCGCCCCGCTCACGAGTCCCATGAGTTCGCCACACGAGCCGCTGCCGTTCGCGATATCGGGATCAAGACCGCAATGCGACAGTTCGTCTTCGTTACCGCGCTGACCCTTGTTGCGGCGCTGGCACTGGCGCTGGTGTACGGCTTGGGCGGCGTCTATGCGCTGCGCGGTGAACTGGCCGCGGGCGACGTGGTGACGCTCGCGATGCTGCTGACGCGCCTCTACGCGCCGCTGACGGGCCTTGCGAACGCTCGCGTGGAAATCATGAGCGCGCTCGTGAGCTTCGACCGCGTCTTCGAAATTCTGGATCTCAAGCCGATGATCGTGGAAAAACCAACGGCCACCGCGTTGCCGGACGGCCCGCTGTCCCTCTCGGTCAAAAACGCGCGCTTCGCTTACCCCAGCGCGGACCAGGTCTCGCTCGCTTCCCTCGAGGACGTTGCGGTTCTCGATTCCCGCGCCTCCGCTACCGTGCTGAAGGGCGTATCTTTTACGGTTCCAGCCGGAAGTACGACGGCGCTGGTTGGGTCTAGCGGTGCCGGAAAGTCCACCATTGCCCAGTTGGTATCGAGGTTGTATGACGTCGACGAGGGCGGAATTGAATTAGGCGGCATGAATATTCGGGACGCGACTTTCGCCTCGTTGCGCTCTTCGATCGGCATGGTCACGCAAGACGGCCATATGTTCCACGACACAATTCGTAATAACCTCCTCCTCGCTGCGCCATCGGCTACTGAAGAAGAGGTATGGGATGCCTTACGACGAGCGCGCCTTGAACCCCTCGTCCGTGCCATGCCGGACGGGCTCGAAACCGTGGTGGGTGAGCGGGGATATCGCCTCTCTGGTGGCGAAAGACAGCGCATGACCATCGCCCGACTCTTGTTGCAAGCGCCTCGACTCGTGATCCTTGACGAGGCCACTGCGGCTCTCGATTCAACCAACGAAGCGGCGGTGCAAGCCGCACTTGCCGAGGCATTGGAAGGTCGAACCGCTGTAATAATTGCCCACCGACTCTCGACTATTCGAAATGCAGATGAAATTCTTGTGATCGAAGACGGAGAAATAGTCGAGCAGGGAAATCACTTTGAGTTGCTCTCCCACAAGGGACGGTACTCGGAGCTTTATGAAACGCAATTCTCTCAGTCGTGA
- a CDS encoding ROK family transcriptional regulator, producing MQRGSNLERLGDYNQAVILEGIRLAPEGISRVELAEETKLSPQTVSNVVRRLLDDGMVREDRTIINGPGKPRTVLQLENNRLLGVGIHLDPGVMTLVVVNLAGEKVAELSRPLPSGSQNEIIREITDAVNVLIRSNRHKRANYVGVGIAAPGPIDVANGRLINPPLLDEWKNIELVTPLSKSLRMPVTLSKDTVAMTIAEQWIGGGQGHNNFVFAYVGSGVGVGMVIDGQVVHGVSGNAGEFGHFVVGETGIECKVCGREDCVASTLNPKYLLQQAHEAGVDFGMTEAEIEADPSAALGLMATKARDGDKGASQVVLMVAQRLGAAIGTLVSILDLDTVFVGGHTWNDVSELALDLVSDVINRNHLGAGSHSVTVRNTALGTSVGAMGGACVILDSHISPRASSLLLR from the coding sequence ATGCAACGCGGTAGTAATCTTGAACGTCTCGGAGACTACAACCAAGCCGTAATTTTGGAAGGTATTCGACTCGCCCCCGAGGGAATTAGCCGAGTCGAATTGGCGGAGGAAACCAAGCTTTCTCCGCAGACTGTTTCAAATGTTGTTCGTCGATTGCTTGACGATGGAATGGTTCGAGAGGACCGCACCATCATCAACGGTCCGGGCAAACCACGAACAGTTTTGCAGCTCGAAAACAACCGGCTGCTGGGTGTCGGTATTCATCTTGATCCCGGCGTCATGACGCTCGTCGTCGTAAATCTTGCAGGTGAAAAAGTTGCCGAGCTTTCCCGTCCGCTCCCTAGCGGCTCGCAGAATGAGATCATTCGCGAGATCACGGATGCCGTCAACGTTTTGATTCGGTCTAATCGCCACAAACGCGCTAACTACGTGGGTGTCGGTATTGCTGCGCCAGGCCCGATTGATGTCGCCAACGGCCGTCTGATTAACCCGCCGCTGCTGGACGAGTGGAAAAACATTGAACTCGTCACCCCGCTGTCAAAGTCCCTGCGCATGCCGGTCACGTTGTCTAAGGATACGGTGGCTATGACCATTGCGGAGCAGTGGATCGGCGGTGGCCAGGGCCATAACAACTTTGTCTTCGCATACGTCGGTTCCGGCGTGGGCGTCGGCATGGTGATTGACGGCCAGGTTGTTCACGGAGTCAGCGGCAACGCCGGAGAATTCGGCCACTTTGTAGTGGGCGAGACCGGCATTGAATGCAAGGTCTGTGGCCGCGAGGACTGCGTAGCAAGCACTTTGAACCCGAAGTATTTGCTACAGCAGGCTCACGAAGCTGGTGTGGACTTTGGTATGACGGAAGCCGAAATCGAGGCTGACCCGAGCGCAGCCTTAGGTCTGATGGCTACGAAGGCTCGTGATGGCGACAAGGGTGCCTCTCAAGTGGTTTTGATGGTAGCTCAGCGACTTGGTGCCGCCATTGGAACCCTGGTATCAATTCTGGACCTAGATACAGTTTTCGTGGGCGGCCATACGTGGAATGACGTATCTGAACTAGCGCTCGACTTGGTGTCGGATGTCATTAACCGCAACCACTTGGGGGCCGGATCGCACAGCGTGACGGTACGTAACACGGCACTCGGCACCTCGGTAGGAGCTATGGGTGGGGCGTGCGTGATTTTGGATTCACACATTTCTCCGCGCGCGAGCTCGTTGCTTTTGCGCTAA
- a CDS encoding MarR family winged helix-turn-helix transcriptional regulator, which yields MKQLGSGTNNDRIAENLYVVGKGAGTSDVLEISDVTPQDQKEISLLMNALANLREAELRLSEASRRFMKLNDQDMRALHYLIVAKRQGEIVTPGMIANHLRISAASTTKLLNRLERDHHIFRLVHPTDRRAFRIEVTEDTQRAAKQTVGKLQARRFHAAARLTSAERATVTRFIQDMTEEISLKNAPWANVSARGEGRTRTG from the coding sequence ATGAAACAACTTGGATCGGGCACCAATAATGACCGCATTGCGGAGAACCTCTATGTGGTGGGAAAAGGTGCGGGAACGAGTGACGTGCTTGAGATATCCGATGTCACACCACAAGATCAAAAGGAAATCAGTCTTCTGATGAACGCTCTTGCCAATCTCCGCGAAGCGGAGCTTAGGCTCTCTGAAGCTTCTCGTCGTTTCATGAAGTTGAACGATCAAGACATGCGAGCCCTGCACTACTTGATTGTGGCCAAGCGACAAGGAGAAATCGTGACACCAGGAATGATTGCGAATCATCTGCGCATTTCAGCTGCGTCAACTACAAAGCTACTCAACCGGCTTGAACGCGATCACCATATTTTCCGCTTAGTGCACCCCACAGACCGCCGCGCTTTTCGGATTGAGGTGACGGAGGACACCCAAAGGGCAGCAAAGCAAACCGTAGGAAAACTCCAGGCCAGACGCTTTCATGCCGCTGCCCGACTCACAAGCGCCGAACGCGCGACGGTGACTCGATTTATCCAAGACATGACAGAAGAAATTTCGCTTAAAAATGCTCCTTGGGCAAACGTGTCAGCCCGAGGGGAAGGCAGGACCCGCACGGGCTGA